From the genome of Solibacillus sp. FSL H8-0538:
GACTATTCGCGATGCCAAAATGCTGCTGAATCGTACGCACAGATTCCATCCCTTTCCAAGAAGGTTCTGGCTCATTCAAATCAATTTTATCCCCATTATTCGTTACGTTCGAAAACTGAGCCGCAATAGTATCAATAAAATAATTCGACATGTCTACATTTTGTAGCTCTTTATAATATTTTGCCCCATGGAAATCACCTGACTTAATGAATGCTGGATTAAGTACTGTACGACTGACGAGCCCGGACACAGTTGCATTTAAACATGCGGATGGAATTAAAAAATCATCACGTGTGCCGTAAATTTTCACGCTATGTCCTGGATCTGCAAGCACAGCTAAACTGGGTTCAAGCGTGATGCCATCCGTTTCCTGTAGCAGCGCACATGCCTCCGATAGCTCATGAGTAATTGCGCCTTTTCCTGTCCAGCCATCGACAAATTGTATTTGGCCAGTTGGATGCTGATGCAAAATATAGCGAATGGCCGTTTCGTCGATTCCACGACCACGAATAATGGAAATAGAATAGTGTGGGACCGACACCTCGTATTTAAATAACAAATAGCGCTTAATTAAAATTCCAATTGGCGTCCCGGCTCGCGCTAAGCTAACAAGCACCAAATCATTCAAGTTTTTCAGCGCCATGATTTTTTCGGCAACAGTGACAACTGCTTTTGATAGGCGCTCTGCGTACTGCGTCAAACTATGGTGAAATAGCTGAATATATTCCGCACTTGGCTGATACTCTACGGGGAGCATTTCAGCATAATGCGTACCTGATTGAATCCGTTTTTCTCGTTCTGCAGTTTGTATTTCTACGTTCATATGGCTAATGTCGCGTAGTAAAAATACAACATCTTCTCTAGCATAACTACCTAGTTGATCCGGTTCATATTTCAGCATCTCGTCACTCCTCCTAGTCATTTGTAAACGTAATAATATGAACGGAACGACACTGCTTTTGCAATGCCGCTACGAGCTCACGTAGCGCCCCTTCATCTAAAATCCTTTCAAACATTAGGAAAATATCATCATAGTCATGCGTTCCGATATTGTATAAGTAATTAATAACTCCAGGAAATTCTGGGCTATGAAACACAAATTTATTGTAAATAAGTGACTTTTCATGTGCATAAATCGGGCTTCTCGTCGTCGATTGATAATACACATCCGGTCCCATTTGAGATGCCACATACATCGGGTTATACATAAACTCTCCTGTACCAATAACTAAGCATTTCTTCCCTGTTCGCATTGCCACAAGCTTCGGAATAACAGTCTGTAGTCGCAGCGACATCTCCCCTTGCTCGATAGACGTTAAACTAAAGCGACCACTTCCCATGTAGTACGGAATCTTATACTCCTCAAGTTGTGAACATAATGAACTCTCTTGCACTAGCTCAGATGCTACATAGTCTGCTATTGAAAAATAGTGCAACACATCCGTTTTCTCCCCAATCAAAAGCGACTGTGGCTCAGGTAATGTACCAATATTTTTTGCATCAAAATGGCCGCTCATCAATGCCACGCTATGAATCTTTATATTTAGCTCCTGCGCTAGTTGTTGGACTGCTTCTTGGTGCTCTGCATTGCGCCAATCCAAAATAGCTACTAAAGTAAACACTTTTAAATGTGGAAAACTGGTATGCAGCTGACGAATAATATTCAAATTTGTTTTGCCAGTTGTCATTTCATCGTCTACTAATACGACTTCTCCGTCACCATCAAAAAACGCAGGATTATGCAAATACACACGGTGACTAGAAGCATGGGAGTGCTCTTCTTCAAATGTAATAACTGGTGCCCGACACGCGAGTTGTTCACGTGTCGTATGCACAAACTGTACATCCCCTGTAAATGCATTAAAAAATGCGTGCCCAAGTGCGGTAGCCGTTTCAGCAAAGCCAATAATTTTCAGTGGCGTTGCTGAATTTAGTGGTGAATTTCTAATTTTTTCAATTGTCTCCTGCAACTGCTCTTGCGTTTTTAATGCTTCGACAATAGCTGCTGTCTGTGCGTTTTCTTGCTGCTGTCGTAGTTCTATAAAGCGACGTGCTAGTAACTCACTCGTTAGAATTGGTAGCTGTGGCGCAATCGCTAAATGCTTGCCAAGCACTTTACTAACGAATAGGAAGCGACGTTTTTCATTAATGCGCATCGCCATATCAAATAGCTGATGTTCTTCAAATTGATACGGATTGTTGACCAGTTTTATGGATGCTTCAATCTTATCTAAAATGTTGTAACTACTCACGCTTTCACCTGCCCCATTAGTAAGCTCAAATAATTTACTTGCGGATTATACACCCCGTAAACTTGTGCACGCATTGAGATTCGTTGTGCCCATAACACATGTGGATTCATTTCGTTCATTTTGTTATTGTAGGCACTTTTTTTGACGCCTATTTGCCCATTTGAATGGTGTAAAACTTCAACGGCATCCAAATATTCCTCGTGCGTCACAACATAAAGTGCATTCACTGCCGTAATATGTGTCGGGTGAATGATTGTCTTGCCAATAAGCCCGTTTAACTGATCAAGTTGAACTTCACGGATTAATCCTTGCAGTGGTACATTGGTAGCAATCTCAGAATCCTCACTCGAAAAGTACTCCCAAACTGGACCGGACAACACAAAATCCATATCCGCACGATTAAATAGATTAATTATATCTGTCAAGCAGTCTCGGACAGGCGCAATATCATAAATTGTCGTATTTACTTTGCGTCGTATACCGTATAAACCACTAAAATCTGTCGCACCTACACGAATATTTAAAATATAATCATAATATTCGGTTAATATAGTTTTGATTTGTAACAATGCTTCCAATCTTGTTTCTTTATACATAATGTCTGCTGACTCTAATATCGGCATTGCATACAAACAGTAGCCAAGTTCATTTTGTTGTGCAACTAATTCTAAAAAGGCACGGCCATTAGACGCCGTAAATTTAGGTAATACATAACCCGTGAGAACATGCTGCGAGTCTCCGAGAAGCTCAATCATTTCCTTAAGTTGCTGCGGACTGCGCACACGCATAAAAAGCAACGGTAACTGCTCAATTGTCAACTGTCCATTCTTCATCGCATCGTCTAGCTGACGGAATGTCTTTACTAAATTTTCTTTACCAGCAGCCACTTGCAAATCACCTAACGCATCCTCTAAATCAATGACAATGGATGTTAAAGATGAGAATTTCCGATTTATTATATCTGCCGCAATGGACTGTTTAATTGCAGGCATATAAAGCGCTGCACCTACACAATAACGTAGCTGTTCTTTTGGAGTATATTTTGTAAAATCAATAGGTTGTTTAAAAAATACACGATCCACTTCAATTTGGTCGTCCAGCTGAAAAAGGCGCATATCCTCATCTCCTTAAAGTATTAAAAAACTACTGCTGATAGGGCAGTAGTTTTAGTTTGTGAATTTAACTAGTGTGACAATTGCACTTACGCGACTTTCTTTTTGTTCATATAATGCACAACGAACGTGCCAGCAAATGCTAAAATAAGTACAACGAAAAATGCGTAATGTGATATGTGAACACCAAATACGCCGAGTAGCATTTTCAGTGCAATAATTCCGATTAAAATGAATGCTGTGTTTTCAAGCTCTGGTATACGATCAATCAACGTTACGAAAACACCAGCAATTGTACGCATCATTAAAATCCCAAGCATACCACCGACTAATAGCACCCATACTTTGTCTGAAATTGCAAAGGCCGCTAAAATAGAATCTACAGAAAAGGCAATGTCCATCAGCTCTACTGAAATAACCGTAGCCCAGAACACACCAAAAATCCTTACGAGTGGCGTATTTTTTTTGAATTCCTTTGCATCATCGTCCTGAGCTTTATTTATGAAGTGTGAAATACAAATCCAGCCTAAATAAGCAGCACCAAACAGCTTCACATACCAGAATTTCACTAAGTAAACACCGATACCTATGAATATAAAGCGGAAGACATAAGCCCCAATCATTCCATAAAGTAATGCTTTTTTACGTTGTTTTTCCGGTAGATGCTTAACAAGCACGGCTAAAACAAGCGCATTATCTGCAGATAATAATCCTTCGATAATGACTAATGAGAAAATTAACCCCCATGAAACAGGATCCGATAATACTTCTCCCCACATTTGCCAATCAAAGAACATGGCATATGTTTCAAAAATTTGCTTAATTACGTCCACCTATAGACCTCCGATGATTACGTTAAATTTGATTAAACACTTAGACCATAAGCGTTAACTAAAGCTCCTAGACCACCTTGATAGCCTGAACCGATTGCATTAAATTTCCAATCTGAACCATGACGATAGAGTTCACAAAATACTACTGCTGTTTCAATTGAGAAATCTTCGCCTAAATCAAAGCGCAGTACTTCAGTTCCTAAATCTTCATCTACTAAACGCACGAATGCATTGACAACTTGTCCGAAATTTTGACGACGGCCTTCTGCATCATGAATCGTTACTGTAATTGCAATTCGATGAACATCTGAAGGGACTTTATTTAAGTGGATTTTAATTTGTTCATCATCCCCGTCGCCCTCACCAGTACGGTTATCCCCTGTATGTTCAACAGAGCCCTCAATACTTTTTAAGTTGTTGTAGAAAATGAAATCAAGATCTTGACGACATTTGCCCTGGTCATTTAATAAAAATGCACTTGCATCTAAGTCAAACTCAGCCCCGCCATCAAAGTTTTTCACATCCCAGCCAAGTCCAATAATAATATTTTGTAAAGCAGGATTATCTTTTGTTAAATCAATCCGTTGCCCCTTGCTTAATTGAATCGCCATCAGACATTCTCCTCTCTCTATTTGTATTATTAGCCTACTTGTAAACCAAAGTCATTACATAATGCAGCAAGTCCACCTTGATAGCCTGAGCCAATCGCAGCAAACTTCCACTCGCCGCTATGACGATATAATTCACCTACTACTAACGCTGTTTCAATGGAGAAATCTTCGCCTAAATCGTAACGGATTAGCTCACTTGATTCATTGAAAATACGAATATAAGCATTAGATACCATACCGAAATTTTGACCGCGATTTTCCGCATCATGAATTGTTACGGCAAACGTAATCTTTTCAATGCTTGCTGGGACAGCTGCTAGATCGATTTTTACTACTTCATCATCCCCATCGCCATCACCTGTTAAATTGTCACCTGAGTGCACAACTGAACCGTTGCCACCAACTGTATTATTATAGAAAATAAAGCCTTCTGGTCCAGCTACCTTACCGCTTGCTTCTAGTAAAAAGATTGTTGCGTCTAAATCGAATTCATTACCGCCGTCGTATTTATTGACGTCCCACCCTAAACCTACATTTACCTTTGTCAAACCTGGATTTGTTTTTGTTAAGTCTACTTTTTGTCCTTTTGCTAATGAAACTACCATAAAAAATCCCTCCCTATTTTTATATATTTAATATCTTTTGCAAATATCACTAATTGAAGCATCTTGTGTGCCTGTTCCTACTGCCGCAAACTTCCATTCATTGTCATGACGATAGATTTCACCTGTTATAAGCGTCGTTTGGTCTGAATAATTATCTGACAAATTATATTTTAGTAACTCCTCTTTAGTAGCAGGGTTTACAATACGAATATACGCGTTTTGGAGCATGCCAAAGTGTTGCTTACGACGTACACAATCATAAATATTTACGACAAAAATAAGCTTATTGTAGTTTTGCGGAACTGCATTTAACTCGATGTAAATTGTTTCGTCATCGCCGTCACCATCTCCTGTACGATTGTCTCCCGAGTGTGTCACCGAGTCATTCGCACCTTTTAAATTACCGAAGTATACGACATCCGTCTTATCTTGTAGTCGGTCATTTTGAAGCATAATAACAGACGCATCGCAATCAATGTCAATCGGTGTTTTACTGCCAAGAAGTCCGCCTAATAATCCTCCTGACTTTTGTTGTACTGGATCCCATCCGAGGCCAACTATGATTTTATTTAACCCGGCATTGCCCTTTGTTAAATCAATCCGCTGACCTTTTTGCAAATTAATAGACACCATTAAATCCTCCCAACAGAAAATATTTAACATCACTTCTTAATTTTACATATTTTAGCATCAATTAACAAACATTCATTCCTATCATTTCAACTTTTTTGAAATACGACGGAACATCGTCTTTAAATCGAGCTTTCTTTCGGGTTCCCCCTGCGCAATTTGCACATGTAATACATCACTTAACTTTTCGTCAAAGCTAATTTTCTCGAGCCGGTGCGTATCTAGTAGCTCGCCGGCAATAAAATGTTCAATACTTAACGAGCCACCCGGACTACAAATAATGACATCAAAGCCGAGCATGCTAAGGAACATCAAGAGAATCGCATCCTGCCTTTGCATTTGCCCACTTTCTTCTTCTTTAAACACAAGAAACGTTGGATTCAAATAACTATAATCAAACTGCTGATACAGACGAATCACTTCATCTGGAATGAGCAGGAGCTGACCGAATAAATAGGTTTCATATTTTTTTTTCGATTCTTGCGGTAGGAGCTGGATATAGCCGCTTTCAATTAAACGAATGATCGTTCTGGCGACATTTCGCTGTGCCCCTAGTTGTAAATTTTTAAATGGCCAAACCGATAACCGAATCATCTTTTCAATATCTAGCTGACCATTCGTGCTCGCATCCCGCATATGAAATTGCATATTCCCCTTCTGCAATGGGAGTAGCGGGAATGTTGTAGCAGTATACGTTGTTTTTTGATCGTGCAAGTATTTAATTTTAGTTACATAGTCTTGTCTGTTCAGCGATACGCCCTCAATTTTGGCAAATAATACAGGTAAATACACCGTATCATCTTCATCAGTAAAGCCGTCACGTAAATATAATTGCGCATCAGATAAAATGAAAAGCTCATCGTATGTTGTATTTAATATGCGCGTGCGCGTTTCATAATCTGCATATTTCCACGGGTAATTCAGCGCTGGGTTTGTATAAAGTTGCTGACTCACCTGCTCGGACGCGCGTGATGTAATCGTTTGCACCCGTATCGGCTTATCGTAGGGAAAATCAAACACTTCAGTTGTTGTAGCTAGCTGTTTTGTCGGAAAATCTTGGATGCCGTAAGACGTGAAAATATCTTCACCATTCGGCTCCACTACTACGATGTCACAGCCAAATAAATATAAGAAGTATAAAAAATATACTTCACTTTCCTTAGCAGGACCGTACCAGAAAATCTTTGGCATCTCGACTTCAAACGGAGACTCCTGCAGCCATTCCGGGAAATAATGATTGGACCACTTCACAAAATCCAGTAAAATCCGTTGCATTAGATTACTTTGCAGTCGAGGAAACCGCTGCTCTAAAAATTCGAGCCATTTCCGAAGCGTCTGGGCAAAGTGATCGCGGTACGGACTGTTCATTAACGGCAGAAGTTGCTTGCCTGCAAAAAACGCCATAAAGCGGTTAATAGATAGCGGATTAACTTGATGGATTTGCAAAATATTCACAATCTCTGTGCGTTTTTGCGGGCTAATCAGTTTCGGCATATTGTCAAAAAGCAGCGTCCAATTAATGCCTTTATTTGTTATCGCGTATATATATTCCTGCGCTTCATATTCATTGTCTTCTATGCCTAGCAGTTGTATCGCAACACGCGTATGCAGTAATTCTCCATTTCCTTTTAAAAAAATCGGTCGCATAGACAATTTCAATGCGATCATTTCCTCCCAATGCTGAAGTGCTGTTTCTTCAAAATTCTGCGGTTTAAATAACACGAATGAATTCCCTCCAGTCTATCTCAAAAATGTTATGTAGAAATTTTACCGATGTATTATTAAATTATAAGTTATTTAATGCCTTTTTCACACGAAAGATGTAATTATTGAAGGAAATATCATTGTAAACAGCAGAATTCATCGTTCACTAGTGTAAATATTCCGAAAAATTAGAAACCAAGCAATATGTGTTACTATCAATATTAATCAAAAGTAAGGGGGCAATTTTTTTGAAATTATCTATTCGATGGCGCATTATTGGTCTTGTTATTTTAATCGTCATCGTCGGCTTAGGCAGTTTAGCAACAATCAGTTCCTTAATAATTACGAATAAAACGGAAGAATCCGTTGTAAACCAAAGTGAGACGTTAGTGACACAAGTTTCGACAACGATTACAACCTTTTTATCTACATATGAAAAAGGTATTTCAGTTTTAGCTGCATCTGAAAATATTAAACAATTTTCTAATGCTGAT
Proteins encoded in this window:
- a CDS encoding cysteine protease StiP family protein, with the protein product MLKYEPDQLGSYAREDVVFLLRDISHMNVEIQTAEREKRIQSGTHYAEMLPVEYQPSAEYIQLFHHSLTQYAERLSKAVVTVAEKIMALKNLNDLVLVSLARAGTPIGILIKRYLLFKYEVSVPHYSISIIRGRGIDETAIRYILHQHPTGQIQFVDGWTGKGAITHELSEACALLQETDGITLEPSLAVLADPGHSVKIYGTRDDFLIPSACLNATVSGLVSRTVLNPAFIKSGDFHGAKYYKELQNVDMSNYFIDTIAAQFSNVTNNGDKIDLNEPEPSWKGMESVRTIQQHFGIANSHHIKPGIGETTRVLLRRVPWKILVNPVYEHDLSHIYLLAKERGVEVETYTDMTYACCGLIKELNK
- a CDS encoding phosphoribosyltransferase family protein, encoding MSSYNILDKIEASIKLVNNPYQFEEHQLFDMAMRINEKRRFLFVSKVLGKHLAIAPQLPILTSELLARRFIELRQQQENAQTAAIVEALKTQEQLQETIEKIRNSPLNSATPLKIIGFAETATALGHAFFNAFTGDVQFVHTTREQLACRAPVITFEEEHSHASSHRVYLHNPAFFDGDGEVVLVDDEMTTGKTNLNIIRQLHTSFPHLKVFTLVAILDWRNAEHQEAVQQLAQELNIKIHSVALMSGHFDAKNIGTLPEPQSLLIGEKTDVLHYFSIADYVASELVQESSLCSQLEEYKIPYYMGSGRFSLTSIEQGEMSLRLQTVIPKLVAMRTGKKCLVIGTGEFMYNPMYVASQMGPDVYYQSTTRSPIYAHEKSLIYNKFVFHSPEFPGVINYLYNIGTHDYDDIFLMFERILDEGALRELVAALQKQCRSVHIITFTND
- a CDS encoding HpcH/HpaI aldolase/citrate lyase family protein produces the protein MRLFQLDDQIEVDRVFFKQPIDFTKYTPKEQLRYCVGAALYMPAIKQSIAADIINRKFSSLTSIVIDLEDALGDLQVAAGKENLVKTFRQLDDAMKNGQLTIEQLPLLFMRVRSPQQLKEMIELLGDSQHVLTGYVLPKFTASNGRAFLELVAQQNELGYCLYAMPILESADIMYKETRLEALLQIKTILTEYYDYILNIRVGATDFSGLYGIRRKVNTTIYDIAPVRDCLTDIINLFNRADMDFVLSGPVWEYFSSEDSEIATNVPLQGLIREVQLDQLNGLIGKTIIHPTHITAVNALYVVTHEEYLDAVEVLHHSNGQIGVKKSAYNNKMNEMNPHVLWAQRISMRAQVYGVYNPQVNYLSLLMGQVKA
- a CDS encoding TerC family protein yields the protein MDVIKQIFETYAMFFDWQMWGEVLSDPVSWGLIFSLVIIEGLLSADNALVLAVLVKHLPEKQRKKALLYGMIGAYVFRFIFIGIGVYLVKFWYVKLFGAAYLGWICISHFINKAQDDDAKEFKKNTPLVRIFGVFWATVISVELMDIAFSVDSILAAFAISDKVWVLLVGGMLGILMMRTIAGVFVTLIDRIPELENTAFILIGIIALKMLLGVFGVHISHYAFFVVLILAFAGTFVVHYMNKKKVA
- a CDS encoding TerD family protein: MAIQLSKGQRIDLTKDNPALQNIIIGLGWDVKNFDGGAEFDLDASAFLLNDQGKCRQDLDFIFYNNLKSIEGSVEHTGDNRTGEGDGDDEQIKIHLNKVPSDVHRIAITVTIHDAEGRRQNFGQVVNAFVRLVDEDLGTEVLRFDLGEDFSIETAVVFCELYRHGSDWKFNAIGSGYQGGLGALVNAYGLSV
- a CDS encoding TerD family protein, whose translation is MVVSLAKGQKVDLTKTNPGLTKVNVGLGWDVNKYDGGNEFDLDATIFLLEASGKVAGPEGFIFYNNTVGGNGSVVHSGDNLTGDGDGDDEVVKIDLAAVPASIEKITFAVTIHDAENRGQNFGMVSNAYIRIFNESSELIRYDLGEDFSIETALVVGELYRHSGEWKFAAIGSGYQGGLAALCNDFGLQVG
- a CDS encoding TerD family protein; this translates as MSINLQKGQRIDLTKGNAGLNKIIVGLGWDPVQQKSGGLLGGLLGSKTPIDIDCDASVIMLQNDRLQDKTDVVYFGNLKGANDSVTHSGDNRTGDGDGDDETIYIELNAVPQNYNKLIFVVNIYDCVRRKQHFGMLQNAYIRIVNPATKEELLKYNLSDNYSDQTTLITGEIYRHDNEWKFAAVGTGTQDASISDICKRY
- a CDS encoding YceG family protein, whose amino-acid sequence is MLFKPQNFEETALQHWEEMIALKLSMRPIFLKGNGELLHTRVAIQLLGIEDNEYEAQEYIYAITNKGINWTLLFDNMPKLISPQKRTEIVNILQIHQVNPLSINRFMAFFAGKQLLPLMNSPYRDHFAQTLRKWLEFLEQRFPRLQSNLMQRILLDFVKWSNHYFPEWLQESPFEVEMPKIFWYGPAKESEVYFLYFLYLFGCDIVVVEPNGEDIFTSYGIQDFPTKQLATTTEVFDFPYDKPIRVQTITSRASEQVSQQLYTNPALNYPWKYADYETRTRILNTTYDELFILSDAQLYLRDGFTDEDDTVYLPVLFAKIEGVSLNRQDYVTKIKYLHDQKTTYTATTFPLLPLQKGNMQFHMRDASTNGQLDIEKMIRLSVWPFKNLQLGAQRNVARTIIRLIESGYIQLLPQESKKKYETYLFGQLLLIPDEVIRLYQQFDYSYLNPTFLVFKEEESGQMQRQDAILLMFLSMLGFDVIICSPGGSLSIEHFIAGELLDTHRLEKISFDEKLSDVLHVQIAQGEPERKLDLKTMFRRISKKLK